The Callithrix jacchus isolate 240 chromosome X, calJac240_pri, whole genome shotgun sequence genome contains a region encoding:
- the ATP2B3 gene encoding plasma membrane calcium-transporting ATPase 3 isoform X4, which translates to MGDMANSSIEFHPKPQQQREAPHAGGFGCTLAELRTLMELRGAEALQKIEETYGDVSGLCRRLKTSPTVGLADNTNDLEKRRQIYGQNFIPPKQPKTFLQLVWEALQDVTLIILEVAAIVSLGLSFYAPPGEESEACGNVSGGTEDEGEAEAGWIEGAAILLSVICVVLVTAFNDWSKEKQFRGLQSRIEQEQKFTVIRNGQLLQVPVAALVVGDIAQVKYGDLLPADGVLIQANDLKIDESSLTGESDHVRKSADKDPMLLSGTHVMEGSGRMVVTAVGVNSQTGIIFTLLGAGGEEEEKKDKKGKQQDGAMESSQTKGSNLGDGVPLCAAKRQDGAVAMEMQPLKSAEGGEMEDREKKRARAPKKEKSVLQGKLTKLAVQIGKAGLVMSAITVIILVLYFVIETFVVEGRTWLAECTPVYVQYFVKFFIIGVTVLVVAVPEGLPLAVTISLAYSVKKMMKDNNLVRHLDACETMGNATAICSDKTGTLTTNRMTVVQSYLGDTHYKEIPAPSALTPKILDLLVHAISINSAYTTKILPPEKEGALPRQVGNKTECALLGFVLDLKRDFQPVREQIPEDKLYKVYTFNSVRKSMSTVIRMPDGGFRLFSKGASEILLKNFRPRDRDDIVRKIIEPMACDGLRTICIAYRDFPEGQEPDWDNENEVVSDLTCIAVVGIEDPVRPEVPEAIRKCQRAGITVRMVTGDNINTARAIAAKCGIIQPGEDFLCLEGKEFNRRIRNEKGEIEQERLDKVWPKLRVLARSSPTDKHTLVKGIIDSTSGEQRQVVAVTGDGTNDGPALKKADVGFAMGIAGTDVAKEASDIILTDDNFTSIVKAVMWGRNVYDSISKFLQFQLTVNVVAVIVAFTGACITQDSPLKAVQMLWVNLIMDTFASLALATEPPTESLLLRKPYGRDKPLISRTMMKNILGHAVYQLAIIFTLLFVGELFFDIDSGRNAPLHSPPSEHYTIIFNTFVMMQLFNEINARKIHGERNVFDGIFSNPIFCTIVLGTFGIQIVIVQFGGKPFSCSPLSTEQWLWCLFVGVGELVWGQVIATIPTSQLKCLKEAGHGPGKDEMTDEELAEGEEEIDHAERELRRGQILWFRGLNRIQTQPGLCPPLPRNGARLGLQGSPPAPEVGLSLHRSCLLWALPGDLLSSPAWHPHLLLSPCPTLLWPLSAESPGRGGRKSLALSHGSPCSLSFTACPSPSSLQRATQHASQSTSSCKAWATVSQVTAIAPCPSSLCPGPPVPLPLTWSD; encoded by the exons GCCTGGCGGACAACACCAATGACCTGGAGAAGCGCAGGCAGATCTACGGGCAGAACTTCATCCCGCCCAAGCAGCCCAAGACTTTCCTGCAGCTGGTATGGGAGGCCCTGCAGGACGTCACCCTCATCATCCTGGAGGTGGCTGCCATCGTCTCCCTGGGCCTCTCATTCTACGCACCGCCAGGAGAGGAGAGTGAAG CTTGCGGGAATGTGTCAGGAGGCACAGAAGATGAGGGCGAGGCAGAGGCTGGCTGGATCGAGGGGGCTGCCATCCTGCTGTCCGTCATCTGTGTGGTGCTGGTGACGGCCTTCAATGACTGGAGCAAGGAGAAGCAGTTCCGAGGCCTGCAGAGCCGGATTGAGCAGGAGCAGAAGTTCACGGTCATCCGGAATGGGCAGCTCCTCCAGGTCCCCGTGGCTGCGCTGGTGGTGGGGGACATTGCCCAGGTCAAGTACG GAGACCTGCTGCCAGCCGATGGCGTGCTCATCCAGGCCAACGACCTCAAGATCGACGAGAGCTCCCTGACAGGCGAGTCTGACCACGTGCGCAAGTCAGCTGACAAAGACCCCATGCTGCTCTCAG GCACTCATGTCATGGAAGGTTCTGGAAGAATGGTGGTGACTGCTGTTGGCGTGAACTCCCAGACAGGCATCATCTTCACACTGCTTGGAGCTGgcggagaggaagaagagaagaaggataAGAAAG GCAAGCAGCAGGATGGGGCCATGGAGAGTAGCCAGACCAAAG GCTCTAACCTTGGCGATGGGGTTCCTCTGTGTGCAGCTAAGAGGCAGGATGGGGCAGTGGCCATGGAAATGCAACCCCTGAAGAGTGCGGAGGGTGGGGAAATGGAGGATCGGGAGAAGAAGAGAGCCCGCGCACCCAAGAAAGAGAAGTCTGTTCTTCAGGGGAAGCTCACGAAGCTAGCCGTGCAGATCGGGAAAGCAG GGCTGGTGATGTCTGCCATCACTGTGATCATCCTGGTCCTCTACTTTGTGATCGAGACGTTTGTTGTGGAGGGCCGGACGTGGCTGGCGGAGTGCACGCCGGTCTATGTGCAGTACTTTGTGAAGTTCTTCATCATCGGTGTCACTGTGCTGGTCGTGGCTGTCCCAGAGGGCCTGCCTCTTGCTGTCACCATCTCCTTAGCTTACTCTGTCAAG AAAATGATGAAAGACAACAACCTGGTGCGCCACCTGGATGCCTGTGAGACCATGGGTAATGCCACAGCCATCTGTTCTGACAAGACGGGCACGCTCACCACCAACCGCATGACCGTGGTCCAGTCCTATCTAGGGGACACCCACTACAAAGAGATTCCGGCCCCCAGCGCCCTGACCCCTAAGATCCTTGACCTCTTGGTCCATGCCATCTCCATCAACAGTGCCTATACCACCAAAATACTA CCTCCTGAGAAGGAAGGCGCCCTCCCACGCCAGGTGGGCAACAAGACAGAGTGCGCCCTACTGGGCTTTGTCCTGGACCTGAAGCGGGACTTCCAGCCCGTGCGGGAGCAGATCCCGGAAGACAAACTTTACAAAGTGTACACCTTCAACTCAGTCCGCAAGTCCATGAGCACAGTCATCCGCATGCCTGACGGTGGCTTCCGCCTCTTCAGCAAGGGGGCCTCGGAGATCCTGCTGAAAAA CTTTCGGCCTCGGGACCGAGACGACATAGTGAGGAAGATCATCGAGCCGATGGCTTGTGACGGTCTCCGCACCATCTGCATCGCGTACCGGGACTTCCCTGAAGGCCAGGAACCTGACTGGGACAATGAGAACGAGGTTGTGAGTGACCTCACCTGCATAGCTGTCGTGGGCATTGAGGACCCTGTGCGGCCCGAG GTCCCTGAAGCTATCCGAAAATGCCAGCGTGCTGGTATCACAGTTCGCATGGTGACTGGGGACAACATCAACACGGCCCGGGCCATTGCGGCCAAATGTGGCATCATCCAGCCCGGGGAGGACTTCCTGTGCCTGGAAGGGAAAGAATTCAACCGGCGGATCCGCAACGAGAAAGGCGAG ATAGAACAGGAGCGGCTGGACAAGGTGTGGCCCAAGCTGAGGGTGCTGGCCCGGTCATCTCCCACCGACAAACACACTCTGGTCAAAG GGATTATCGACAGCACCAGTGGCGAGCAGCGGCAGGTGGTGGCTGTGACTGGGGATGGCACCAACGATGGGCCGGCCCTCAAGAAGGCGGACGTGGGCTTTGCCATG GGCATCGCGGGGACCGATGTGGCCAAGGAGGCGTCCGACATCATCCTGACAGATGACAACTTCACCAGCATCGTCAAGGCCGTCATGTGGGGCCGCAACGTCTACGACAGCATCTCCAAGTTCCTGCAGTTCCAACTGACAGTCAACGTGGTGGCCGTGATCGTGGCCTTCACAGGTGCATGCATTACTCAG GACTCTCCTCTCAAAGCCGTGCAGATGTTGTGGGTGAACTTGATCATGGATACCTTTGCCTCTCTGGCCCTGGCGACGGAGCCTCCCACAGAGTCACTGCTGCTGCGAAAGCCATATGGCCGAGACAAGCCCCTCATCTCCCGCACCATGATGAAGAATATCCTGGGCCACGCTGTGTACCAGCTCGCCATCATCTTCACCCTGCTCTTTGTCG GAGAGCTCTTCTTCGACATCGACAGCGGAAGGAACGCGCCCCTGCACTCACCCCCCTCAGAGCACTATACCATCATCTTCAACACCTTCGTCATGATGCAGCTGTTCAATGAGATCAACGCCCGCAAGATCCACGGCGAGAGGAACGTCTTCGATGGCATCTTCAGCAACCCCATCTTCTGCACCATCGTCCTGGGCACTTTCGGGATCCAG ATTGTTATCGTCCAGTTCGGCGGGAAGCCCTTCAGCTGCTCCCCGCTGTCCACGGAACAGTGGCTCTGGTGCCTGTTTGTTGGTGTTGGGGAGCTGGTCTGGGGACAG GTCATTGCCACCATCCCCACCAGCCAGCTCAAGTGCCTGAAGGAAGCTGGGCATGGACCGGGGAAGGATGAGATGACAGACGAGGAGCTAGCCGAAGGCGAGGAAGAGATTGACCACGCCGAGCGGGAGCTCCGCAGGGGCCAGATCCTCTGGTTCCGGGGCCTGAACCGGATTCAGACCCAG CCCGGCCTCTGCCCACCACTCCCCAGAAACGGCGCGCGCCTAGGTCTGCAAGGCTCCCCTCCAGCTCCTGAGGTCGGGCTATCCCTGCATCGCTCCTGCCTGCTGTGGGCACTGCCTGGAGACTTGCTGTCCTCACCCGCCTGGCACCCCCACCTCCTGCTCAGCCCTTGCCCCACCCTGCTGTGGCCCTTGAGCGCTGAAAGTCCTGGCcggggaggaaggaagagcctCGCCCTCTCCCACGGCAGCCCCTGCAGCCTCTCCTTCACGGCCTGCCCTTCCCCCAGCAGCCTGCAGAGGGCCACCCAGCATGCGTCACAGTCCACCTCCTCCTGCAAGGCCTGGGCCACCGTCTCTCAGGTCACAGCCATCGCTCCCTGCCCCTCCAGCCTCTGTCCTGGACCCCCAGTCCCACTGCCCCTGACATGGAGCGACTGA
- the ATP2B3 gene encoding plasma membrane calcium-transporting ATPase 3 isoform X10, with the protein MGDMANSSIEFHPKPQQQREAPHAGGFGCTLAELRTLMELRGAEALQKIEETYGDVSGLCRRLKTSPTVGLADNTNDLEKRRQIYGQNFIPPKQPKTFLQLVWEALQDVTLIILEVAAIVSLGLSFYAPPGEESEACGNVSGGTEDEGEAEAGWIEGAAILLSVICVVLVTAFNDWSKEKQFRGLQSRIEQEQKFTVIRNGQLLQVPVAALVVGDIAQVKYGDLLPADGVLIQANDLKIDESSLTGESDHVRKSADKDPMLLSGTHVMEGSGRMVVTAVGVNSQTGIIFTLLGAGGEEEEKKDKKAKRQDGAVAMEMQPLKSAEGGEMEDREKKRARAPKKEKSVLQGKLTKLAVQIGKAGLVMSAITVIILVLYFVIETFVVEGRTWLAECTPVYVQYFVKFFIIGVTVLVVAVPEGLPLAVTISLAYSVKKMMKDNNLVRHLDACETMGNATAICSDKTGTLTTNRMTVVQSYLGDTHYKEIPAPSALTPKILDLLVHAISINSAYTTKILPPEKEGALPRQVGNKTECALLGFVLDLKRDFQPVREQIPEDKLYKVYTFNSVRKSMSTVIRMPDGGFRLFSKGASEILLKKCTNILNSNGELRSFRPRDRDDIVRKIIEPMACDGLRTICIAYRDFPEGQEPDWDNENEVVSDLTCIAVVGIEDPVRPEVPEAIRKCQRAGITVRMVTGDNINTARAIAAKCGIIQPGEDFLCLEGKEFNRRIRNEKGEIEQERLDKVWPKLRVLARSSPTDKHTLVKGIIDSTSGEQRQVVAVTGDGTNDGPALKKADVGFAMGIAGTDVAKEASDIILTDDNFTSIVKAVMWGRNVYDSISKFLQFQLTVNVVAVIVAFTGACITQDSPLKAVQMLWVNLIMDTFASLALATEPPTESLLLRKPYGRDKPLISRTMMKNILGHAVYQLAIIFTLLFVGELFFDIDSGRNAPLHSPPSEHYTIIFNTFVMMQLFNEINARKIHGERNVFDGIFSNPIFCTIVLGTFGIQIVIVQFGGKPFSCSPLSTEQWLWCLFVGVGELVWGQVIATIPTSQLKCLKEAGHGPGKDEMTDEELAEGEEEIDHAERELRRGQILWFRGLNRIQTQMEVVSTFKRSASLQGAVRRRSSVLSQLHDIRVVKAFRSSLYEGLEKPESKTSIHNFMATPEFLINDYTHNIPLIDDTDVDENEERLRAPPPPSPNQNNNAIDSGIYLTTHVTKSATSSVSPSSPRSSLHSVETAL; encoded by the exons GCCTGGCGGACAACACCAATGACCTGGAGAAGCGCAGGCAGATCTACGGGCAGAACTTCATCCCGCCCAAGCAGCCCAAGACTTTCCTGCAGCTGGTATGGGAGGCCCTGCAGGACGTCACCCTCATCATCCTGGAGGTGGCTGCCATCGTCTCCCTGGGCCTCTCATTCTACGCACCGCCAGGAGAGGAGAGTGAAG CTTGCGGGAATGTGTCAGGAGGCACAGAAGATGAGGGCGAGGCAGAGGCTGGCTGGATCGAGGGGGCTGCCATCCTGCTGTCCGTCATCTGTGTGGTGCTGGTGACGGCCTTCAATGACTGGAGCAAGGAGAAGCAGTTCCGAGGCCTGCAGAGCCGGATTGAGCAGGAGCAGAAGTTCACGGTCATCCGGAATGGGCAGCTCCTCCAGGTCCCCGTGGCTGCGCTGGTGGTGGGGGACATTGCCCAGGTCAAGTACG GAGACCTGCTGCCAGCCGATGGCGTGCTCATCCAGGCCAACGACCTCAAGATCGACGAGAGCTCCCTGACAGGCGAGTCTGACCACGTGCGCAAGTCAGCTGACAAAGACCCCATGCTGCTCTCAG GCACTCATGTCATGGAAGGTTCTGGAAGAATGGTGGTGACTGCTGTTGGCGTGAACTCCCAGACAGGCATCATCTTCACACTGCTTGGAGCTGgcggagaggaagaagagaagaaggataAGAAAG CTAAGAGGCAGGATGGGGCAGTGGCCATGGAAATGCAACCCCTGAAGAGTGCGGAGGGTGGGGAAATGGAGGATCGGGAGAAGAAGAGAGCCCGCGCACCCAAGAAAGAGAAGTCTGTTCTTCAGGGGAAGCTCACGAAGCTAGCCGTGCAGATCGGGAAAGCAG GGCTGGTGATGTCTGCCATCACTGTGATCATCCTGGTCCTCTACTTTGTGATCGAGACGTTTGTTGTGGAGGGCCGGACGTGGCTGGCGGAGTGCACGCCGGTCTATGTGCAGTACTTTGTGAAGTTCTTCATCATCGGTGTCACTGTGCTGGTCGTGGCTGTCCCAGAGGGCCTGCCTCTTGCTGTCACCATCTCCTTAGCTTACTCTGTCAAG AAAATGATGAAAGACAACAACCTGGTGCGCCACCTGGATGCCTGTGAGACCATGGGTAATGCCACAGCCATCTGTTCTGACAAGACGGGCACGCTCACCACCAACCGCATGACCGTGGTCCAGTCCTATCTAGGGGACACCCACTACAAAGAGATTCCGGCCCCCAGCGCCCTGACCCCTAAGATCCTTGACCTCTTGGTCCATGCCATCTCCATCAACAGTGCCTATACCACCAAAATACTA CCTCCTGAGAAGGAAGGCGCCCTCCCACGCCAGGTGGGCAACAAGACAGAGTGCGCCCTACTGGGCTTTGTCCTGGACCTGAAGCGGGACTTCCAGCCCGTGCGGGAGCAGATCCCGGAAGACAAACTTTACAAAGTGTACACCTTCAACTCAGTCCGCAAGTCCATGAGCACAGTCATCCGCATGCCTGACGGTGGCTTCCGCCTCTTCAGCAAGGGGGCCTCGGAGATCCTGCTGAAAAA GTGCACCAACATCTTAAACAGCAATGGTGAACTCCGCAGCTTTCGGCCTCGGGACCGAGACGACATAGTGAGGAAGATCATCGAGCCGATGGCTTGTGACGGTCTCCGCACCATCTGCATCGCGTACCGGGACTTCCCTGAAGGCCAGGAACCTGACTGGGACAATGAGAACGAGGTTGTGAGTGACCTCACCTGCATAGCTGTCGTGGGCATTGAGGACCCTGTGCGGCCCGAG GTCCCTGAAGCTATCCGAAAATGCCAGCGTGCTGGTATCACAGTTCGCATGGTGACTGGGGACAACATCAACACGGCCCGGGCCATTGCGGCCAAATGTGGCATCATCCAGCCCGGGGAGGACTTCCTGTGCCTGGAAGGGAAAGAATTCAACCGGCGGATCCGCAACGAGAAAGGCGAG ATAGAACAGGAGCGGCTGGACAAGGTGTGGCCCAAGCTGAGGGTGCTGGCCCGGTCATCTCCCACCGACAAACACACTCTGGTCAAAG GGATTATCGACAGCACCAGTGGCGAGCAGCGGCAGGTGGTGGCTGTGACTGGGGATGGCACCAACGATGGGCCGGCCCTCAAGAAGGCGGACGTGGGCTTTGCCATG GGCATCGCGGGGACCGATGTGGCCAAGGAGGCGTCCGACATCATCCTGACAGATGACAACTTCACCAGCATCGTCAAGGCCGTCATGTGGGGCCGCAACGTCTACGACAGCATCTCCAAGTTCCTGCAGTTCCAACTGACAGTCAACGTGGTGGCCGTGATCGTGGCCTTCACAGGTGCATGCATTACTCAG GACTCTCCTCTCAAAGCCGTGCAGATGTTGTGGGTGAACTTGATCATGGATACCTTTGCCTCTCTGGCCCTGGCGACGGAGCCTCCCACAGAGTCACTGCTGCTGCGAAAGCCATATGGCCGAGACAAGCCCCTCATCTCCCGCACCATGATGAAGAATATCCTGGGCCACGCTGTGTACCAGCTCGCCATCATCTTCACCCTGCTCTTTGTCG GAGAGCTCTTCTTCGACATCGACAGCGGAAGGAACGCGCCCCTGCACTCACCCCCCTCAGAGCACTATACCATCATCTTCAACACCTTCGTCATGATGCAGCTGTTCAATGAGATCAACGCCCGCAAGATCCACGGCGAGAGGAACGTCTTCGATGGCATCTTCAGCAACCCCATCTTCTGCACCATCGTCCTGGGCACTTTCGGGATCCAG ATTGTTATCGTCCAGTTCGGCGGGAAGCCCTTCAGCTGCTCCCCGCTGTCCACGGAACAGTGGCTCTGGTGCCTGTTTGTTGGTGTTGGGGAGCTGGTCTGGGGACAG GTCATTGCCACCATCCCCACCAGCCAGCTCAAGTGCCTGAAGGAAGCTGGGCATGGACCGGGGAAGGATGAGATGACAGACGAGGAGCTAGCCGAAGGCGAGGAAGAGATTGACCACGCCGAGCGGGAGCTCCGCAGGGGCCAGATCCTCTGGTTCCGGGGCCTGAACCGGATTCAGACCCAG ATGGAGGTAGTGAGTACCTTCAAGAGAAGCGCTTCATTGCAGGGTGCTGTGCGCCGGCGGTCCTCGGTCCTCAGCCAGCTCCATGAC ATCCGGGTGGTGAAAGCATTCCGTAGCTCACTCTACGAAGGCCTGGAGAAACCAGAATCCAAGACCTCCATTCACAACTTCATGGCCACGCCTGAGTTTCTGATCAACGACTATACCCACAACATCCCGCTCATCGATGACACGGATGTGGATGAGAACGAGGAGCGCCTCCGGGCCCCCCCGCCCCCGTCCCCCAACCAGAACAACAACGCCATAGACAGTGGCATCTATCTGACCACGCATGTCACCAAGTCAGCTACCTCTTCAGTGTCTCCCTCCAGTCCCAGGAGCTCGCTCCACAGCGTGGAGACGGCCCTCTAA